One genomic region from Isachenkonia alkalipeptolytica encodes:
- a CDS encoding flagellar hook-basal body protein — protein MFRGLYTATSSMQVSERKMDVTSNNMANVNTTGFKRDTMISESFPEVLLHKINGELPNRALGRDQTVEVEMENGVVTLSTEGDFFSVEGELGRSYNRSVQFTVDEEGHLRTFSRRPNGELNTANGNYILNQNGARIQIEGMTPENMEIDEQGQLFVNGDLQDSLIQPRNPNVIGTINSGLRLDKVETNFLQGGLENTESPMHMALDGEGFFVITTEEGETLYTRDGGFTLNNEGQLVTTEGHLVQGEEGPITPGAQEFLIGEEGQVMIGDAVVNQLSLVNIENPEFLEKFQDNYYRMNEAEDPELAAFEGKVLQGYLEGSNVNTVREMAEMIANFRNFESNQKVVSAYDELLQRAVNDIAR, from the coding sequence ATGTTTCGAGGACTGTATACCGCAACCTCATCCATGCAGGTAAGCGAACGGAAAATGGACGTAACATCGAACAATATGGCCAATGTCAACACCACAGGATTTAAACGGGACACGATGATTTCCGAATCCTTTCCCGAGGTACTGCTTCATAAAATCAACGGGGAACTTCCCAACCGGGCTCTGGGCCGGGATCAAACCGTGGAGGTGGAAATGGAAAACGGAGTGGTTACCCTGTCCACGGAAGGGGATTTTTTCTCTGTGGAAGGAGAGCTCGGCCGAAGTTATAACCGGTCGGTTCAGTTTACCGTAGACGAAGAAGGACATCTTCGAACCTTCAGTCGCCGCCCGAACGGGGAGTTAAACACCGCCAATGGAAATTACATATTAAATCAAAACGGAGCGCGGATTCAAATTGAGGGCATGACCCCGGAGAACATGGAGATTGATGAACAGGGACAGTTATTTGTCAACGGGGATCTTCAGGATAGTCTGATCCAACCGAGAAATCCCAATGTGATCGGAACCATCAACAGCGGCCTTCGTTTGGATAAAGTAGAGACCAACTTCCTGCAAGGGGGACTGGAAAACACGGAAAGCCCCATGCATATGGCCCTGGACGGGGAAGGATTTTTCGTGATCACCACTGAGGAGGGGGAAACCCTTTATACCCGGGACGGAGGATTCACCCTGAACAATGAAGGGCAGTTAGTCACCACCGAGGGGCATCTGGTCCAAGGGGAAGAAGGACCTATCACTCCGGGAGCCCAGGAATTTTTAATCGGCGAAGAGGGTCAGGTCATGATCGGGGACGCCGTGGTAAACCAGCTGAGTTTGGTGAACATTGAAAACCCGGAGTTTCTCGAAAAGTTTCAGGACAATTATTACCGCATGAACGAAGCCGAGGACCCTGAACTTGCCGCCTTTGAAGGAAAGGTCCTTCAGGGATATTTAGAGGGGTCCAACGTAAACACGGTGCGGGAGATGGCAGAGATGATTGCCAACTTCAGGAATTTCGAGTCCAATCAAAAGGTGGTATCCGCCTATGACGAGTTGCTGCAACGGGCGGTAAACGATATTGCCCGGTAG
- a CDS encoding rod shape-determining protein: MFGLGADIGIDLGTASVLVFVKGKGIVLQEPSVVAIDKYTNKVLAVGEEARRMLGRTPGNIVAIRPLKDGVISDYEITEKMLKYFIQKTIGKRWFFKPRIIVCVPSGVTGVEKRAVIDATNEAGGRMTYLIEEPIAAAIGAGLDIAKPNGHMIVDIGGGTTDIAVISLGGIVTSTSIKVAGDVLDDAITRYMRKKHNIMIGERTAEAMKIEIGGAYERPKEKIMDVRGRNLVTGLPITLKVSSNEMLSALEEPILNMADAVHSVLEKTPPELSADISNQGIMMTGGGAMLWGLDKLIAERTGIPVHLADEPISSVAKGTGQALKSIHLLEDSMESSKHAQRR, translated from the coding sequence ATGTTTGGTTTAGGAGCAGATATAGGGATTGACTTAGGAACCGCCAGTGTTTTGGTTTTTGTAAAAGGGAAGGGAATTGTTCTACAAGAACCTTCCGTTGTGGCTATTGATAAGTACACCAATAAAGTGTTGGCCGTGGGGGAAGAGGCAAGAAGAATGCTGGGAAGAACCCCGGGAAATATTGTTGCCATCCGTCCTCTAAAAGACGGGGTAATCTCTGATTATGAAATTACGGAAAAAATGTTAAAATATTTTATTCAAAAAACCATCGGAAAAAGATGGTTCTTTAAGCCGAGAATTATTGTCTGTGTACCCAGCGGGGTAACCGGGGTGGAAAAACGGGCGGTAATTGACGCCACCAATGAAGCCGGCGGCCGCATGACCTACCTGATTGAAGAACCCATTGCCGCAGCCATCGGTGCCGGCCTGGACATCGCCAAGCCCAACGGACATATGATCGTGGACATCGGCGGGGGAACCACAGACATCGCTGTGATCTCCCTGGGAGGAATTGTAACCAGCACCTCTATTAAAGTTGCCGGGGACGTGTTGGACGACGCCATTACCCGATATATGCGGAAAAAGCATAACATTATGATCGGTGAACGTACGGCGGAGGCCATGAAAATCGAAATCGGGGGCGCCTATGAGCGGCCGAAGGAGAAGATCATGGATGTCCGGGGAAGAAACCTGGTCACCGGTCTGCCCATTACCCTAAAGGTCAGCTCCAATGAAATGCTCTCTGCCTTAGAAGAGCCGATTCTAAACATGGCGGATGCGGTGCACTCCGTGCTGGAAAAAACTCCACCGGAACTGTCAGCGGATATTTCCAACCAGGGAATTATGATGACCGGAGGCGGCGCCATGCTTTGGGGACTGGATAAACTGATCGCCGAGCGCACGGGAATCCCCGTACATTTAGCTGATGAGCCCATTTCCTCCGTTGCCAAGGGTACGGGACAGGCACTAAAATCCATTCATTTATTGGAAGACAGTATGGAAAGTTCAAAACATGCTCAAAGAAGATAG
- the murA gene encoding UDP-N-acetylglucosamine 1-carboxyvinyltransferase yields MEKIIVEKSAPLKGKVRISGAKNAVLPILAASLLNDQASVIEDVPPLKDVGVISEVLESLGATVETLEEGTLRITAKEITSHEAPYDLVRKMRASFLVMGPLLARCGQARISMPGGCAIGTRPIDLHLKGFKALGAEIHIGHGFVEAKAEKLEGAKIYLDFPSVGATENIMMAAVLAEGETIIENAAEEPEITDLANFLNKMGCSVRGAGTDTIKIKGVKTLKELTHRVIPDRIEAGTFMVAAAITEGDVVIENIITDHLRPVIAKLKESNAEVIENGTTVRVIGNKEKKPVDIKTLPYPGFPTDMQSQFMALLCAIKGTSMVTETVFENRFMHVNELKRMGARIKIEGRSAVIEGGIPLQGAQVKASDLRAGAALILAGLIADGPTEIENIEHIDRGYVDIEKKFTDLGANIHRAYRPKP; encoded by the coding sequence TTGGAGAAAATTATTGTAGAGAAAAGTGCTCCCTTAAAAGGGAAGGTAAGAATAAGCGGTGCAAAAAATGCGGTGTTGCCGATCTTAGCCGCATCATTACTTAATGATCAGGCTTCGGTGATCGAAGACGTACCCCCGTTAAAGGACGTAGGGGTGATCTCGGAAGTGCTGGAGAGTTTAGGAGCCACGGTGGAAACCCTGGAAGAAGGTACCCTGAGAATTACCGCAAAGGAGATCACCAGCCATGAAGCCCCCTACGACCTGGTTCGAAAAATGCGGGCATCTTTTTTGGTGATGGGTCCCTTACTGGCCCGTTGCGGTCAGGCCCGGATCTCCATGCCCGGAGGCTGCGCCATCGGAACACGACCCATTGATCTCCATTTGAAAGGATTTAAAGCCTTAGGGGCGGAAATTCATATCGGTCACGGATTTGTGGAGGCCAAGGCGGAAAAGCTGGAGGGTGCCAAGATCTATCTGGATTTCCCCAGTGTGGGTGCCACGGAAAATATTATGATGGCCGCGGTGTTGGCTGAAGGAGAGACCATCATCGAAAACGCTGCGGAGGAACCGGAGATTACGGACCTTGCGAACTTTTTAAATAAAATGGGATGCAGCGTTCGGGGAGCCGGTACGGATACCATTAAAATCAAAGGGGTAAAAACCTTAAAAGAGCTTACCCATCGGGTTATTCCCGATCGCATTGAAGCGGGGACCTTTATGGTGGCCGCCGCTATTACGGAAGGGGATGTGGTGATTGAAAACATCATTACGGACCATCTTCGTCCTGTAATTGCAAAATTGAAGGAAAGCAATGCGGAAGTAATCGAAAACGGTACCACGGTCCGGGTAATCGGAAACAAAGAGAAAAAGCCTGTGGACATTAAAACCCTGCCCTATCCCGGTTTTCCAACGGATATGCAGTCCCAGTTCATGGCCCTGCTGTGCGCTATTAAGGGAACCTCCATGGTAACGGAAACGGTTTTTGAAAATCGCTTTATGCACGTTAATGAACTGAAACGGATGGGGGCAAGGATTAAAATCGAGGGCCGCAGCGCCGTAATTGAAGGGGGCATTCCCCTCCAGGGAGCCCAGGTAAAAGCCTCGGATCTTCGGGCGGGAGCCGCACTGATTTTAGCGGGACTGATTGCCGACGGGCCGACGGAAATAGAAAATATCGAACACATTGATCGAGGGTATGTAGATATTGAAAAGAAATTCACGGATTTAGGGGCCAATATCCACCGGGCTTATCGACCAAAACCCTAA
- a CDS encoding DUF1694 domain-containing protein, producing the protein MKDKNEKSELEQTLQRGIYGPPIIKGEEKKVYLGEFRERVIVALSPEEVFYDEGVAVAEEALQDAKAHRLIVNHNKLTSPWTKKYMGLARKYNKEYKSFHTQAEEAMGLVVVSREAVNRENIRVKLRLLPDKFQHAEHKKLCKDCYEELENAAPDRVGDFKKLGLMDKLLGKTCGVPEEEHEKQQEKQ; encoded by the coding sequence ATGAAAGATAAAAATGAAAAATCTGAACTGGAACAAACCCTGCAACGGGGGATCTACGGACCGCCGATAATTAAAGGGGAAGAGAAAAAAGTGTATCTGGGAGAATTTCGGGAGCGGGTGATTGTGGCGCTGTCTCCGGAAGAAGTGTTTTATGATGAAGGAGTAGCCGTGGCGGAGGAAGCTTTACAAGATGCCAAGGCCCACCGGTTGATTGTCAATCACAATAAACTGACTTCCCCCTGGACAAAAAAATACATGGGTCTTGCCCGGAAATACAATAAGGAGTATAAATCCTTTCACACCCAGGCGGAGGAGGCTATGGGTCTTGTGGTGGTCAGCCGGGAAGCGGTGAACCGGGAAAACATCCGGGTGAAACTGAGACTGCTCCCCGATAAATTTCAGCATGCGGAGCATAAAAAGCTGTGCAAAGACTGCTACGAAGAACTTGAAAACGCGGCTCCCGACCGGGTGGGGGATTTTAAAAAGCTGGGACTGATGGATAAGCTGCTGGGAAAAACCTGTGGAGTGCCGGAAGAGGAACATGAAAAGCAACAGGAAAAGCAATAG
- a CDS encoding NusG domain II-containing protein: MKKLLKMMTRWDFILIILIVVLSAAATFSIPWLLAGGDGEAEVVVTLRGEEIYRFPLVESGHEEIPFDFEVDGQQYTGVLEMEDGAVRLQRLPEEILPLGIHRDMGWISREYEVIVALPIQMTVTIETTEPEEHEDYDIIVQ, translated from the coding sequence ATGAAAAAGCTGCTGAAAATGATGACCCGTTGGGATTTCATCTTAATTATATTGATCGTGGTTTTAAGTGCCGCCGCCACCTTTTCCATTCCCTGGTTGCTGGCGGGAGGCGACGGGGAGGCGGAAGTCGTGGTTACCCTTCGGGGAGAAGAGATTTACCGCTTTCCCTTAGTGGAGTCCGGCCACGAAGAAATCCCCTTTGATTTCGAAGTGGATGGACAACAGTACACCGGGGTCCTGGAGATGGAAGACGGTGCCGTGCGGCTGCAGCGCCTGCCCGAGGAGATTCTGCCCCTGGGGATTCACCGGGACATGGGCTGGATCAGCCGGGAGTATGAGGTGATTGTGGCCCTGCCCATTCAGATGACGGTGACCATTGAGACCACGGAACCGGAAGAGCATGAGGACTACGATATCATCGTACAATAG
- the atpC gene encoding ATP synthase F1 subunit epsilon yields the protein MAKKFQVEIVTPNRIFFDDEVEKFVVRTTTGDIAVLHEHTPLVTPVEIGRAKLIFGDENEQEATISPGILTVDDSKAILLTDAAEWPEEIDLDRAERAKKRAKERLEAQKKNEVDETRAQVSLGKAVNRIELAKRKK from the coding sequence ATGGCAAAGAAATTTCAGGTAGAGATCGTGACGCCGAACCGGATTTTTTTCGATGACGAAGTGGAGAAGTTTGTGGTTCGAACCACCACGGGAGATATTGCCGTTCTTCATGAGCATACCCCCTTGGTGACCCCGGTGGAAATCGGGCGGGCCAAGCTGATCTTTGGAGATGAGAATGAGCAGGAAGCCACCATCTCTCCGGGGATTTTAACCGTGGACGACTCCAAAGCCATTCTCCTCACCGATGCGGCGGAGTGGCCGGAAGAGATTGACCTGGACCGGGCGGAACGGGCGAAAAAACGGGCCAAGGAACGACTGGAGGCCCAAAAGAAAAACGAAGTGGATGAAACCCGGGCCCAAGTCTCCCTTGGAAAGGCAGTCAATCGAATCGAGTTGGCAAAGCGAAAAAAGTAG
- the atpD gene encoding F0F1 ATP synthase subunit beta — MAEENKGVLTQVIGPVVDIRFQSDKLPELLSAVVIQGKDRVVTAEVAQHIGNDTVRAVAMTATEGLVRGMEVKNTGNPIRVPVGTGTLGRIFNVLGETVDEKGEAKTEKTSPIHRQAPAFEDQDTSTEIFETGIKVVDLIAPYSKGGKVGLFGGAGVGKTVLIMELINNIATEHGGLSVFAGVGERTREGNDLYYEMIESGVIDKTTLVYGQMNEPPGARMRVGLTGLTMAEHFRDEEGQDVLLFIDNIFRFTQAGMEVSALLGRMPSAVGYQPTLATEMGELQERITSTKKGSITSVQAIYVPADDLTDPAPATTFAHLDATTVLSRQISELGIYPAVDPLDSNSRILDPAIVGQEHYDVARQVQEILQRYKELQDIIAILGMDELSDEDKVTVSRARRIQRFLSQPFFVAEQFTGMPGKYVSLKETIRGFKEILEGKHDELPESAFLFVGTIDEAVEKAKEA, encoded by the coding sequence ATGGCCGAAGAAAACAAAGGGGTTCTTACCCAGGTCATTGGACCGGTAGTGGATATCCGCTTTCAAAGCGACAAACTGCCGGAACTGCTGAGCGCAGTGGTTATCCAAGGTAAGGACCGGGTTGTTACGGCGGAGGTTGCCCAGCATATCGGGAACGACACCGTAAGAGCCGTAGCCATGACCGCAACCGAAGGTTTGGTTCGGGGAATGGAAGTAAAAAATACAGGAAATCCTATTCGAGTTCCCGTTGGAACCGGAACCTTAGGACGAATTTTTAATGTACTGGGAGAGACCGTAGACGAAAAAGGGGAAGCGAAGACGGAAAAAACTTCTCCGATTCATCGACAGGCCCCGGCCTTTGAAGATCAGGACACATCCACGGAGATCTTTGAGACGGGCATCAAAGTAGTAGACTTAATCGCCCCCTATTCCAAGGGTGGTAAGGTTGGTCTCTTTGGAGGAGCGGGAGTAGGAAAAACCGTTCTGATCATGGAGCTGATCAACAACATCGCCACGGAGCATGGTGGACTTTCGGTTTTTGCCGGGGTAGGCGAGCGTACCCGGGAAGGAAACGACTTATACTACGAAATGATCGAATCCGGAGTAATTGACAAGACCACCCTGGTGTACGGTCAGATGAATGAGCCGCCGGGAGCAAGAATGCGGGTAGGCCTTACAGGACTTACCATGGCGGAGCACTTTAGAGACGAAGAAGGACAGGATGTACTCCTGTTTATTGATAATATCTTCCGATTTACCCAAGCGGGTATGGAAGTGTCGGCACTCCTTGGACGTATGCCCAGTGCCGTAGGTTACCAGCCCACCCTGGCCACAGAGATGGGAGAGCTGCAAGAGCGGATCACTTCCACGAAAAAAGGTTCCATTACCTCGGTTCAGGCGATTTACGTACCGGCGGATGACCTTACGGACCCGGCGCCGGCAACAACCTTTGCCCACTTGGACGCCACCACGGTACTGTCCCGGCAAATTTCCGAGCTTGGAATTTATCCCGCGGTGGACCCGCTGGACTCCAACTCCCGTATTCTGGACCCGGCCATTGTAGGTCAGGAACACTACGATGTGGCCCGGCAGGTACAGGAAATCCTGCAGCGGTACAAAGAACTGCAAGATATTATTGCCATTCTCGGAATGGATGAGTTGTCCGATGAGGATAAGGTGACGGTATCCAGAGCCCGACGGATTCAGCGGTTCTTATCCCAGCCTTTCTTTGTAGCGGAGCAGTTTACCGGTATGCCCGGTAAATATGTATCCCTGAAGGAGACCATCCGAGGATTTAAGGAAATTCTGGAAGGAAAGCATGACGAATTACCGGAATCCGCCTTCCTGTTTGTGGGAACCATTGATGAAGCCGTGGAAAAAGCCAAGGAAGCGTAG
- the atpG gene encoding ATP synthase F1 subunit gamma, producing MAGAGMQDIKRRIKSVDSTKQITKAMELVSSAKLRRARQRVEENRPYFEKIEEAIQGILPHTKELQNPYIDQREVKKTGYIVITGDRGLCGGYNTNAIKKALNHMEDREASVIAIGQKGVTFFRKRGYDLDGEFVSISEKPMFSDAKSIGKLAMELYKNEMIDEVNLVYTEFVSTITHKPKLIKLLPLDQKEIPEEIQEDRDEVMTYEPSPEEVLSYLIPKYVESMIYGALIEASASEQGARRVAMESATDNAEEMIDDLNLKYNRARQASITQEISEIVGGAEAQN from the coding sequence TTGGCTGGAGCAGGAATGCAAGATATAAAGCGAAGAATAAAAAGTGTGGATAGTACCAAACAGATTACAAAGGCCATGGAGTTGGTATCTTCAGCAAAACTTCGACGGGCAAGACAGCGGGTGGAGGAAAACCGACCCTACTTCGAAAAAATTGAAGAGGCCATCCAAGGCATTCTCCCCCACACCAAGGAACTACAAAATCCCTATATTGATCAACGGGAAGTGAAAAAGACCGGATACATCGTCATTACCGGAGACCGGGGGCTTTGCGGCGGTTACAATACCAACGCCATCAAAAAAGCCTTGAATCATATGGAGGATCGGGAGGCATCCGTAATCGCCATCGGGCAAAAAGGGGTCACCTTCTTTCGAAAGAGGGGCTACGATCTAGATGGAGAGTTCGTCTCTATTTCGGAAAAACCCATGTTTTCCGATGCCAAAAGCATTGGAAAGCTTGCCATGGAACTGTATAAAAATGAAATGATCGATGAAGTAAATCTGGTATATACGGAATTTGTCTCTACGATCACCCATAAGCCGAAGCTGATTAAGCTGCTTCCCCTGGACCAAAAGGAAATCCCCGAGGAGATCCAGGAGGACCGGGATGAGGTTATGACCTATGAGCCCTCGCCGGAAGAGGTGCTAAGCTATTTGATACCGAAGTACGTGGAGAGTATGATCTACGGTGCCTTGATCGAAGCCTCGGCCAGTGAGCAGGGGGCAAGACGGGTGGCCATGGAAAGCGCCACGGACAATGCGGAGGAAATGATCGATGATTTAAATCTGAAATATAACCGGGCAAGACAGGCGAGCATCACCCAGGAGATCTCCGAGATCGTAGGGGGCGCCGAAGCTCAAAATTAA
- the atpA gene encoding F0F1 ATP synthase subunit alpha, protein MSLRPEEISSVIKEQIQRYEDQLETKDVGTVIQVGDGIARIHGLEKCMAGELLEFPGEIFGMTLNLEEDNVGCVLLGSDEHIKEGDTVKSTGRIVEVPVGEAMLGRVVNSLGQPLDGKGPINTDKYRDVERVAPGIIARKSVEEPLQTGLKSIDSMIPIGRGQRELIIGDRQTGKTAIGIDTIINQKDTDVICIYVAIGQKKSTVAQIQDVLEKNGAMEYTTIVSASASEMPPLQYLAPYAGCAMGEEFMENGKHVLVIYDDLSKHAVAYRAMSLLLRRPPGREAYPGDVFYLHSRLLERAAKLNDDLGGGSLTALPIIETQAGDVSAYIPTNVISITDGQIFLESELFYSGVRPAVNPGISVSRVGGSAQIKGMKKVAGTLRLELAQYRELAAFAQFGSELDQETQSRLSQGERIMEVLKQGQYQPMSVEDQVLIIYAVTKKYLTDIEINKVQEFEAGYLKFMKETYPEVGNEIREKGALSNEMEAKLKDAIEEFKKDFNQE, encoded by the coding sequence ATGAGTCTCAGACCTGAAGAGATCAGTTCAGTCATAAAAGAACAGATCCAACGATATGAAGATCAACTGGAAACCAAGGATGTAGGAACCGTCATCCAAGTAGGAGACGGTATTGCTAGAATTCATGGTTTGGAAAAGTGTATGGCGGGAGAGCTTCTGGAATTTCCGGGAGAAATTTTCGGCATGACGCTAAACTTAGAGGAAGACAACGTTGGGTGTGTGCTTTTAGGATCGGACGAACATATCAAAGAAGGTGACACAGTAAAAAGTACGGGAAGAATTGTGGAAGTTCCCGTAGGAGAAGCCATGCTGGGAAGAGTAGTAAATTCCCTAGGACAGCCCTTGGATGGGAAAGGTCCTATTAACACCGATAAATACCGGGACGTGGAACGGGTAGCCCCGGGAATTATTGCGAGAAAATCCGTAGAAGAACCACTGCAAACGGGACTAAAATCCATTGACTCCATGATTCCCATCGGACGGGGACAGCGGGAGCTCATCATCGGAGACCGACAGACGGGTAAAACCGCCATCGGAATTGATACCATTATCAACCAGAAGGATACGGATGTAATCTGTATATATGTGGCCATCGGCCAGAAGAAATCCACGGTAGCCCAGATTCAAGACGTGTTGGAAAAGAACGGTGCCATGGAGTATACCACCATCGTTTCCGCCAGCGCCAGTGAAATGCCGCCGCTGCAATACTTAGCCCCCTACGCCGGTTGTGCCATGGGTGAAGAGTTTATGGAAAACGGCAAGCACGTACTGGTCATTTATGATGACTTATCCAAGCATGCGGTGGCTTACCGAGCCATGTCTTTGCTGCTTAGACGACCACCGGGTCGGGAAGCCTATCCCGGAGACGTATTCTACTTACACAGTAGACTGCTGGAACGGGCAGCAAAACTGAATGATGATTTAGGGGGCGGATCCCTAACGGCCCTGCCGATTATTGAAACCCAGGCGGGAGACGTATCGGCCTATATCCCCACCAATGTAATTTCCATTACCGACGGACAGATTTTCCTTGAGTCCGAGCTTTTCTACTCGGGAGTACGACCGGCGGTAAACCCCGGAATTTCCGTATCACGGGTTGGGGGATCGGCTCAAATTAAAGGCATGAAGAAGGTTGCGGGTACCCTTCGATTAGAGCTTGCCCAATACCGGGAGCTTGCAGCCTTTGCTCAGTTCGGTTCCGAACTGGACCAGGAAACCCAGAGTCGACTTTCTCAGGGAGAGCGAATCATGGAAGTCCTAAAACAAGGACAATATCAGCCCATGAGTGTAGAAGACCAAGTGCTGATTATTTATGCCGTAACCAAAAAATATCTGACGGATATTGAAATCAATAAAGTTCAAGAATTCGAAGCGGGATACCTGAAGTTTATGAAGGAAACTTATCCGGAAGTGGGCAATGAAATTAGAGAAAAGGGCGCCCTTTCCAATGAAATGGAAGCCAAACTGAAGGATGCCATTGAAGAGTTTAAAAAGGATTTTAACCAGGAATAA
- a CDS encoding F0F1 ATP synthase subunit delta — protein sequence MEELVAKRYSSALFEVALEGKTLDKTGEELSFVNQALEEHEELFKALKSPLIKPVEKKEIMKNIFEKHLTQETLNFIYVLVDKNRSSALKEISEEYHKLLARNNNTIQAVATTAVSMTKEQITELTEKLTKTSGKTVSLANEVDPSIIGGVFIQMGDKIIDGTLKRRLTEIEDRLKEVII from the coding sequence ATGGAAGAATTAGTTGCCAAGCGTTATTCCAGTGCATTGTTTGAAGTTGCCTTAGAAGGAAAAACCTTAGACAAAACCGGAGAGGAACTCTCCTTTGTTAACCAAGCCTTAGAGGAACATGAAGAGCTGTTTAAGGCCCTGAAATCTCCCCTGATCAAGCCGGTGGAGAAAAAAGAGATCATGAAAAACATCTTTGAAAAGCACCTTACCCAGGAGACCTTAAACTTTATCTATGTATTAGTGGATAAAAACCGAAGCAGCGCCTTGAAGGAAATCAGCGAGGAGTATCATAAACTTCTGGCCCGTAACAACAACACCATCCAAGCGGTGGCAACCACGGCGGTTTCCATGACCAAGGAACAAATCACAGAACTAACGGAAAAACTGACGAAAACTTCAGGAAAAACGGTATCCTTAGCCAATGAAGTCGATCCATCGATTATCGGTGGAGTGTTTATCCAAATGGGCGATAAGATCATTGACGGAACACTGAAAAGACGGCTGACAGAGATCGAGGACCGATTAAAAGAAGTAATAATATAG
- the atpF gene encoding F0F1 ATP synthase subunit B, whose product MQGLVELNLSLFFNLVNFLIIFLLLRHFLFKPVTDHLEGRKNKIQNALDEAEETREEAGRLKEQYESKMQNIRDERNEIIQKATRSGESRKSEIIKEARDEAEKIKDRAEKEMSRERQKMINELKDQTSNIAMLAASKVLEKELDEKSHENHIQEFINEVGDVKWKN is encoded by the coding sequence ATGCAGGGATTAGTAGAACTGAATTTAAGTTTATTTTTTAATCTGGTGAACTTTTTAATCATATTTTTGCTTCTTCGGCACTTCCTGTTCAAGCCGGTAACGGATCACCTGGAAGGTCGGAAAAATAAGATACAAAATGCCCTGGATGAAGCGGAAGAAACCCGGGAAGAGGCGGGACGCTTAAAGGAGCAATACGAAAGCAAAATGCAAAACATTCGGGACGAGCGAAACGAAATCATTCAAAAGGCCACACGGTCCGGGGAATCCCGAAAATCGGAAATCATCAAGGAAGCCCGGGATGAAGCGGAAAAGATCAAGGATCGGGCGGAAAAGGAAATGAGTCGGGAACGACAAAAGATGATCAACGAACTGAAGGATCAAACCTCAAACATCGCCATGCTTGCAGCTTCTAAGGTACTGGAAAAGGAACTGGACGAAAAATCCCATGAAAACCACATTCAAGAATTTATTAACGAGGTGGGGGATGTTAAATGGAAGAATTAG
- the atpE gene encoding ATP synthase F0 subunit C, producing the protein MEGITSEALILAASAIGAGLAMIAGIGAGIGQGYAAGKGAESVGRQPEAQGDIVRTMLLGAAVAETTGIYGLIIALVLLFVNPLLGML; encoded by the coding sequence ATGGAAGGTATTACTAGTGAAGCGTTAATATTGGCAGCATCAGCAATTGGAGCAGGTCTTGCAATGATCGCAGGAATCGGAGCCGGAATCGGACAGGGTTATGCCGCCGGTAAAGGGGCAGAAAGTGTTGGACGACAACCGGAAGCACAGGGAGATATCGTACGAACCATGTTACTGGGTGCCGCGGTAGCGGAGACAACCGGAATCTATGGTCTAATCATTGCCCTTGTTCTACTATTCGTTAATCCATTACTTGGAATGCTTTAA
- the atpE gene encoding ATP synthase F0 subunit C, which translates to MESSNFIIDFLEWLMSFERNALILAGSAIGAGFAMIAGIGPGIGQGLAAGKGAEAVSYNQKNSKKSTLVMLLGSAVAETSGILALVVALILLFMNPLIGVEGTGLVLAASAIGAGLSMIAGIGAGIGQGYAASKGTEAVGKRPKLQPAIVRTMFLGQAVAQTTGIYALIVALVLMFINPFV; encoded by the coding sequence TTGGAATCCAGTAACTTCATTATTGATTTTTTAGAATGGTTGATGTCCTTTGAGCGAAACGCCTTAATACTGGCGGGTTCCGCCATCGGTGCAGGGTTTGCCATGATCGCCGGAATTGGTCCCGGAATCGGTCAGGGTCTGGCCGCAGGAAAAGGGGCCGAAGCTGTGAGTTACAATCAGAAGAACTCTAAAAAGTCGACCCTGGTTATGCTTTTAGGATCAGCAGTGGCGGAGACCTCGGGAATACTTGCTTTGGTTGTAGCATTGATATTATTATTTATGAACCCGTTAATCGGAGTGGAAGGCACCGGTTTGGTACTGGCGGCCTCGGCCATCGGAGCAGGACTTTCCATGATCGCCGGGATCGGTGCAGGCATCGGCCAAGGATACGCCGCATCTAAGGGTACGGAAGCCGTAGGAAAACGACCGAAACTTCAGCCTGCGATTGTCCGGACCATGTTTCTTGGACAGGCCGTGGCACAAACCACAGGGATTTACGCCCTGATTGTGGCCCTGGTATTGATGTTTATCAATCCCTTTGTATAA